The sequence TTATGACTGTGCTTTCGATTTATTGGCAGGGTGATCACAATGGCGATTCTTCTTGCCTGGAAGGCCAATCAACCGTTAAGAAATCACAACCAAAACTTTACTCTGAGCCTCTCAACCAGTTAGATATGGATTGTTCACCTACTGGTTCTGGTGATGAACTGGTGAGTAGTTATTTGCTTGCAAGGATCTTATGCTTTGTAAACATTTCTAGTTATCTTTCTCCCAAAGATACCACCCAAGATATTTTCATGGATTTAATGTCTACTGCTGCATCTCTCTGGTTTCTGTCTGCCTTGATGTGCTAtgttcatgaagaggtgctttatttaaaaattatcttCTTCAAAATGTATTTCAGTAATTGTTTGTCATGTAGATTATACTTCCATACAGATGTGTTGATGTGATATAGTGTGcatattcttagttaagttagaGGGAAAATTTTCTTGGAAATTTGCAGTTCTGATTGTGTTTCATATGCTAGATAAACTATAGCAATAGCCTATACTAAGTGCATCTGAAAGCACTTCTCTTCATCCACTAGTTTAAATTAATTAACTATTTATAACTGATCTCTGCACTAATCTAATAAATAGATGTGATATGACAAAATAATCACTATAGAATCTCTTGGAAAATATGAAACCATCAATGAGATAATGAATTTTGAATAAGTCAATCATCTAGATCTAAAATGAAGATATCAAAGAGTGTTAGTTGGTCATAGTATATGATGGCACAATGGATCCATGTAGGCGGAAAACATCAATGTTGTCAAACTGAATGCATTAGTATCAGGCAAAAGTTAAGGCATTGTAAGTTGTAATGCTATGAGATAAATTTACTGTCTTTTAATGCAACAAAGTGCCCTATGATACCTGGTATTAATATAGATTTGGGTGCTATATGGGAGATTAGGATGTGCTACAACCTTCTTTAATATGTAGAACACATATGCAGTGCAATAATGCATTGGTTGCTTATAATGTCAGTCAAACTCTAAAAATATCTTTGGGATTTAGATTATCCATGTGTAAAGTGCGCAATATCTATGAAAATCTTGCATGCATAAAGTTTTGCCTCTATGTGTAAACTCTCCTCAGAGGGGAAATTGATGAAGAAAATGATAGACTAAGAAAAATTTGCAACACATCATTTAAGTTATAGATGCCTTATGTCTTCTTACACCGGTAAAGGGTTTTGTTTTAGTACCTTGCCGGTATGGTACGAGACGGTATGATGCGCCTATGTACCAACACATAGTAATGATTATAGGTTGGAACACTTGTAGTCCCATACCATGTGTCGCATGATATCATATCTTGCCTATGTACCATACCGATTCCATATCGATGTAGCCTGTTATGGACTAGTATGGTTCGATATGTAAATGCAAGGAAGAATCTATGAAGATATTAAGCCTCTTCTTATTTGCAGACTCAGATGGTGTGAATGTTTATGATAAACACTTTGCCTTTGCAACAATGTATGTGAGAGAAGGAAAACCATTGACTGAGTGAGATTTATTCATGAGGAAAATGCAAAAGGAGGGGTCTGTAATGTGGCAATGCAACATATATTCTTAGTTCAATTGAGTGATAAGCATCCTTAGACAAGGATTGACATGTCAAGGTATGAGGGGCTATTGATGGCCAATCAACATGGTTTATGCCACATTGCACACAATATTAATAAATGGATATTTACCAGCATGCTTTGGTACAGGTAATACACGCCATTGGTATGATCTATTTTGGCCGCCAattctttttgttttaattgTGATTTGTTGTTTTAGTGCTTTCTTTGGCTTTTGGCCTTTGTCTTGTGGTTTATTCGTAATCTAAATATACCCTCACAAAAATTGCAATTAAAACTATTGAAAAATTGGGCACATCAACAATCAAAATGTAATTAGGTTATTGAAAATAAATGAACTAATAAATGAGACTGAAGATTGTATCCTTCAAGATTAATAGACTACTACTAGCATTAATTTGACAAATGAACTAATAAAGAATATATTTGTCATATGAATGAACGAAGGTATGTAGAATTAGTACTGGGGACCATACTGGCATGTTACCAGTTCGGTATGGTCCGATAGATACATACCCGACACCAAGATAGCTCCTAGCACTTCTTTCTCACTCCAAATCATGGTACCACTTGAAATTGGGGTTCGGACTGATTTGGACCAATTTGACCTGGTTGGGTTCAGGTTGTGTAGACCTTGCATTGGACAATAATGACCATGTTTGTTTAccctagaaaaaaaaacaataatgaCCATGTTTTTGATATAAAAATGTAATCCATCAATGATGGGCTCATAGATGTCTTATAACCCACCACATAGAGGAGTATATATTTATACATGTGTAAGACTCGAATGTTAATATTGCTATTGATGCATTGAGTGTTGTTTAGTGTCTTTTTCTAGGGAACATGTTTTGAAGATTAAGATATATGACTTTCTTATCAGGCTATATTCAGCGATGCTTGGGTAGAATAAAGTTGTCTTTAAGATCTCAGAAATACTTTAGCATTTGAAAGATGAAATTTTAATCCATccccaaaaatatgaaatttggactAAGTTGAGAAATCAACTTTTTATTCTTAAGGGACTTGAATTTTTGAGTATTTTTTGTTGAACTCATATAGGGGGTTTTTCCTTatttacaaatattttaattagGACATTTACTTAAATGGTATTCATGTAAATAAATTTGTATCTAGTAGTTTACTTGTCTTGACTGTTAGCATTTTGCTGCTCCCTTGTTGTTCCCACCTTCAAATAGTGGAAAATACAAAATAAGGGGTTTCAAAAGGCTTCACGAACGGTATCAAGTGGTAACAAGGCTcaccgtctcggtaccggaccctataccggtgccacactagcatagtattAGTATGATACGAtacatagtttttttttagCATACCGAATGTCGGTACACCACCCGTACCGGATAATCGTATTGAACCGATACGATATGCCCCATATTGTCCGGTTCAGGCCGGTATGGCGTACCTTGAATGGTACTGATTAATTTGGACCAATTCTGGACCAGTTCAATCCTGATCCAGCATGATCCTAGTGGTTTAGCCAAATTAGGTGTTATAGTAGTACATATACATAGCTGGTATGTGGTTGTTATGCACGAGTTTCGAGTCATTTTTTCTAGTATTGCCTTCGCCGGTCTATTTTCATGTTCTACCATATTCTTCTATAGGAAATGTTATTAACTTTAGttattttatttctagtttgctATCAGTCTAATTGTTTAATAATTCATTGTTATCCTTGTAAAATGAAAGTTGCTTTTGTTCTCATTCTTGACGCTACATTTGGTACAAATATATTGCATTTTATATTCTATgtaaagtttttcttttatgcatacAAAAGTTTCATAATCTTATTTTAGAATCGGTCTTCCTTTCTAGAGGGAAATTGTGATTGCAATTAATATCTATTTATGCTGATGATATGCTGCTAAACAGTCCACTACTTTTAATTTCAGGATGACAGAGATTATATTGTCATTGCTGAGGAAGAAAAGGTATTGTCTATTGTTTTGTCTAAGTTTGTTCATtgtatgatttcttctttttcattcCATTTATCATGTTATCTTGTTGTTTATTATAGAATTCTGTTTGGTTAAAATTGATGTACTCTCATAATTAGCTGCCAAAATGCATGGTGGAACATCTAAATTGATTATTAATGCTGTTCACCATGGTCTATACATATGCCTCAGGCGATCAGGACATCAACTTTAATCTTTTGTCAATGGGATATGATATGCTTTGATCCATTTTTCAGAAAGTATCCAAATCAGTTGAATGCTGAAGAACTTGTGTTctaatatatgcatgagatgatgACTGTGTTGATTGTTGACTTGGGCCGCCTACTGTCACTTTGATCCAGTTTGGTTATGCCCTAGGAACTCCTTTCtcaatgcattttttttttctatgagtTCTGCTCTATATTGTTAACAAAAATATGATAGTTCGACTATTTTGAGCTATAACATATGTGCTCTTAATACTGACAAGATAGTTTTTTTGTGAGATTAATGGTTGCTTGTTCAATAGCATTGCATTGTTGATTTTTCACTATCCTGTAGTTTATTTTGTTTTCGCCCTttgatttctttcttcttttttccttttggttGGGGGGATTATATGATATGTAAATTAGTATAATGTGATTATATTTATGTAGGATGATGAAACAACATTGTCAGAAGAGGAGGAGTTGGCAAAGAAAGAAGCAACTGACCCTCTGAATGAGGTAAAAGGGCATTTCAATTCCTGTTGCTTGTGGTTACTTTTTTGTGGTCTGGTTTTATGTTCTTATTGCCAGTAAGATGACAATTCAGAGTTAAGGTATATTAACTAGCCCATGCAGCACATGGATTTTTTTGCCAAAGTAGTACTTATTTAATTACTGTCAAatacaaaattatatatgtGTTGGTGGGTTTCTGTTTTCTAAGGTTTCCCTAGTAAGCAACTTGTCTTGCTTTAGAGCATAGACAATTTGTTCCATCATGAATAGATCAGTTGGCCACCTAGATGGTTTCTGAATGTACCAGGCACCTGCATTATGTTGTAAAGCCTAGGCTGTCAACCTAACCTAGTTGCCTAGGATGACAGTTGCCTAGGATGACAACTCAGTGCTTTCTAATTTGTTGTTCTTTTATTCGTCTAATCATAGTAATGATCTCATCCAGGCATGCGTTCACGTGGGTCTGCAAGTCACAATGCTGTATGTACCTATGTGTTCTTAGTACTGTAACCACTGTTAATGGAGTATTAACTGTTAAACCACTCTAATTGTCCAATTTCATCAACATATTGACTACTGCATCATTAAAAGGAATTTATGTAATGTACTCTCCACAATTCTCCTTGGTCTTTCTCAATGATATTTTCACATATTCTAGTCTTGAGTTCTTTAATTCAGTTTGTTTTCTACAGATCAAGTTACTGCAACAAGAGAGTGAATTGCCTATTGAAGAGCTGCTTTCAAGGTACAAAAAGGTAGGActactttatgcaatttatctgATATTCTTTTCCTGTGTATTACCATTGTTAAcatctttctattttttaggATGACTTTACTGATGATGGCACCATGGAATCTGAATGTGCCTTCTCAAGTTCTGACGATCAGGTAGATTGTGCAATGCATCAGGATGTTCAACATGGCAGTCAAAACCCCACCTTGGATGATGGTATGTTTCACGAGCACAATCCTGCTGAACCCAGGGAAACAGACTCTGCTAATAAAGAAGCTGAGGTGAATCATGATCGGATAATGGATGGGAGAGAGAGCGAGAATATAATTGCTGATgcagctgctgctgcaagatcaGCACAACCAACTGGTAACACTTTCTCAACAACAAAAGTGCGTACAAAGTTCCCATTCCTTCTTAAGCACCCTCTTCGTGAATACCAACATATTGGCCTAGATTGGCTGGTCACAATGTATGAGAAGAGGCTCAATGGAATTTTAGCAGATGAAATGGGTTTAGGGAAGACAATCATGACAATTGCTCTTCTTGCACATCTAGCATGTGAAAAGGGCATATGGGGACCTCATCTCATAGTGGTGCCAACTAGTGTTATGCTGAATTGGGAAACTGAATTTCTTAAATGGTGCCCTGCTTTCAAAATACTGACATACTTCGGAAGTGCAAAAGAACGGAAGCATAAGAGACAGGGTTGGCTAAAGCCCAACTCCTTCCATATATGCATCACCACCTACAGGCTTGTTATACAGGATTCAAAGGTATTCAAAAGGAAGAAATGGAAATATTTAATTCTGGATGAAGCTCACTTGATAAAGAACTGGAAATCTCAGAGGTGGCAGACtctattaaattttaattcaaagcgCCGGATTTTATTGACTGGAACACCTCTACAGAATGACCTCATGGAACTTTGGTCTCTAATGCATTTTTTAATGCCTCACATTTTTCAGTCTCATCAGGAATTTAAAGACTGGTTCAGCAATCCAATTTCTGGTATGGTAGATGGTCAAGAAAAGGTTAATAAAGAAGTTGTGGATCGGTTGCACAATGTGCTTCGTCCTTTCATACTGCGACGTTTAAAGAGGGACGTTGAAAAGCAACTCCCAAAGAAGCATGAACATGTCATATATTGTCGACTTTCTAGAAGACAACGGAATTTGTATGAGGATTTCATTGACAGCTCGGAAACGCAAGCGACATTGGCAAGTGCAAATTTTTTTGGCATGATTAGTGTTATAATGCAACTCCGTAAGGTTTGCAATCATCCTGATCTTTTTGAAGGCCGTCCAATCataagttcatttgacatggctGGTATAGACATGCAGCTAAGCTCTTCTGTTTGCACAATCCTTTCTTCTGGTCCATTTTCTGAGGTTGATCTGAGAGACTTGAATTTTGTATTCACCCAGCATGAATATAATACGACCTCATGGGAGGTTGATGAAGTTGCAGCAATTGCTTCTTCTCCAACTTTAACCAAGGGCACTGGACTGCAGGCTTTGGATGGAGCGTCATTCTGTAATAGTAGAtatgagaaaaagagaagagttcATGGAACTAATATATTTGAAGAGATTCAGATGGCCCTTTGGGAGGAAAGAGCGAAACAGTTAAAAGAAAGGGAAGCCTCTATTGCATGGTGGAATTCTTTGCAGTGCCGTAAGAAACCTATCTATGGAACTAATCTAAGGGCGCTTGTCACTATAAAACATCCCGTTCATGGTATTCATGAGCAGAAGAACAAGCCTTCATGCTACATGAACTTTTCATCTAGACTGGCAGATATAGTTCTGTCACCTGTTGAACGCTTTCAGAAGATGCTTGATGTGGTTGAATCTTTTATGTTTGCTATCCCTGCAACACGAGCCCCTGCTCCTGTTTGCTGGTTTAGCAGAGGACGATCCCCTGTTTTTTTGGAACCAACTCATAAGGAAAAATGCATTCAGCTTTTTTCTCCACTCCTTACACCCATTAGACCTGCCATTGTCCGTCGGCAAGTGTATTTTCCTGATAGGCGTCTTATACAATTTGATTGTGGGAAGTTACAAGAGCTTGCTATGTTGCTGAGGCGCTTGAAATCAGAAGGTCATAGGGCCTTGATATTCACTCAGATGACTAAGATGCTTGATATCTTGGAGGCATTCATTAATTTGTATGGCTATACATATATGCGTTTAGATGGATCCACACAACCAGAAGAGCGGCAGACTCTGATGCAGCGGTTTAATACAAAtccaaaatattttctttttattttatccaCTCGTAGTGGTGGTGTAGGGATTAACCTAGTTGGTGCAGACACTGTTATCTTTTATGATAGTGATTGGAATCCTGCAATGGATCAACAAGCTCAAGATAGATGCCACAGGATTGGACAAACACGAGAAGTGCACATTTATCGACTTATTAGTGAGAGCACCATTGAGGAGAACATCTTAAGGAAAGCAAATCAGAAGCGCGCTCTTGATGATTTAGTCATTCAGAGTGGCAGTTACAATACAGAGTTCTTTAAAAAGCTTGATCCTATGGAACTATTTTCTGGTCATGGAGCACTTCATATTGAAAATCTGCATAAGGGGAACTCCAGTGCTGTTGAATGTTCCACCGATGAAATGGGGGTGCATTTGTCAAATGCGGATGTCGAAGCAGCTATCAAACTTGCAGAAGATGAAGCAGATTACATGGCCCTCAAAAaagtggaggaggaagaggctgtAGATAATCAAGAATTCACTGAAGAGGTTATTGGAAGGCTAGATGATGAAGATCTTGTTAATGAAGATGATATGAAGCATGATGAGAAAATTGCTGAAGAACTGAGCTGCTGGACTTCTGTTGGAAACAGGGATGATGACAATACTTTGTGTGCGAGTAATGTTAATGATGAAAAGGCTCTTACTTTGGCTGGGGGAGATGAAgatattgacatgcttgctgATGTTAAGCAGTTGGCTGCtgcagctgctgctgctggaCAAGCAAGTTCATCTTTCGAAAATCAACTTCGACCAATTGATAGATATGCTATGCGTTTTCTGGATCTTTGGGATCCAATAATTGACAAGTCAGCAATAGAATATCAGGTGAACATTGAAGAGAAAGAATGGGAGCTCGATCGTATTGAAAAATTCAAAGAGGATCTAGAAGCTGAGATTGATGAAGATCAGGAGCCCTTCTTATATGAAAGTAAGCACAGTCTAGGATGCATTTATATATGTAAATTAATGTTCCAGGAAGCATTTTTTCTGGGTAATTCTTTTTGCCTTGAGCAAAAGATTATGTAATTTTTACATGATTAAGGGTAAGGACGGCAGAACTGTCCCGAACTAGGCGGTTCCAGCCGTTCTGAGCCATACGGTGGCtcaccggtacggttccggcAACGGAAATGAAATCCATTGCTGAAgctggagaagaaggaaagagagagcgagtgggggagggagagggcagGACGCCCGCAGAGGCCGCGGGAGGCGAGGCCGCGGCCGATTCCCCTGTTTTTAATGAAACAGGGGTCCGGCCGCAACTTAAAAAATTTCGCCGGCTCGAAATAGGGGAACCGATTGCGGCTTAAAAAATTCcgccggcctccgccggcctcccttcctctttttcccttctctctcttcctctcttccacGGTACCGTGCCCTCTCCTCTGTCGATACAGGCCCGACACGACCCGTATAGACTTGTTCCGCCAGAGAACCGGTACGCTGCTCGGTACCAGTTTCACTAACCTTAATTAAGGGTATCGAGCCCTCAATCTTTTATCGAAAACTGACAGTGTGCTCTTCTCTGTTGTTCTCTTGTTACTTTTAATCATTCTATCTAGTATTAAGACTTACCCTTTGCTATTCTATTACCTACTTTATATTTATAGTCAATTTGATATATCACTTCATTCTATTGATGTCAAAGTGAGGTCTCCGTATTATTTCTTGTTGGAACAAGTATTTTGGGGCCATATTTTACCGTCCCAGTTTTACTGATTACTTGCTTTATTTTGATTCATTTATCTCTATTGGGATACTTATCAGTGCTCCACTAATCGCAGGATGGGATGCTGATTTTGCAACTACAGCATACCGGCAACATGTTGAAGCTTTAACTCAGCGCCAGGTTTGTCAGTACAAATTAACTGCTGTTGCTGCTCAAATTTTGGCAGTGAGCCTGTTTTTTCACTTTGCATCATTTTGCAGTTGATGGAAGAACTAGAATGTGAAGCTCAGGATAAAAGGGATGCAGATGATGAGAATTGCGATGCCATCAGGTAACTCTATGAACTCCAGTTTTTGGATTTTGAATTTACATTGTTGCTTAATTGCACTTTCTTGAGTTATTTGTTTTTTTCTGTGGAAAAATCAAGCAAGAATATGGTTGCTGTGTAATATTGTCATGCTTCTTATGACTCCAGATTAGCTACTAGCTTATATTTgcaattttcaaattccgtgctGGTTCTCCATACAAAAAGTAATTAATTTAACAAGTTGGCAATTTACACTAGGACACATTTTGTAACTCTTTTGCTTAATATAATCATGTGAGCTTTAGATGTTTGTTTGTATTTTCTGGTGGCCCCATTGTAGGATAATTGGTGCCACATCTAAATTGTGATTTACCAAACCTTTTAGCGTGCACAGGAATGTGGCAGCAGTTGAACGTAAGCCTAAGTCgaaaaagaagttgaagaagacaAAGTTCAAGTCGCTGAAGAAGGGACCTCTAGCGTCTGAATCAGAAATCGTGCATGAACCACCAGTAGATCCCATGCCTGCTGATTATAAGGTTCTTTCTCCAGAGATCATCTGTCCTGAGTCACCATCACATTCACCTCCTATAAAAAAGCGTAAGAAGGCCATAGCTGCATCAGAAGAAAAGAGCTCAAGAAAATGcttgaaaaaaatgaagaaagctCCTGAGAAAAATTCTGCAGCAGATTCTAACTCTGCAGTTAAGAAACTTGTGGAAACCAGAGACATCAAATCTGGAGAGGGAGCTAACGATCTTGATCTCAAAACAGCAAACAGAATTAAGACAGGAGGCAGGATTTCAATCACATACATGCCAGTAAAACGTGTTATGGTGGTCAAGCCAGAAAGGTTAAGAAAGAGGGGACATGTTTGGTCAAAAGATTGCTTTCCCCCTCCAGATTCTTGGTCATCCCAGGAGGATGCCATATTATGTGCAACTGTACATGAATTTGGTGCGCATTGGAGTCTTGTGAGTGACACACTTTATGGTATTCCTGGTGGTGGGTTTTTCAGAGGGAGGTTTCGCCATCCTGCCCATTGTTGTGAGAGGTTTCGAGAATTATTCTTTAAATATGTTATGTCTGCAGTGGACACTTCTAACACTGAAAAGATTAACCCTTCCGGATCTGGAAAGGCTCTCCTAAAAGTGACCGAGGTAATTAGCatcttattttcatatttttacgGCATTAAAATCAGTTAATATTTGTAAAACCCTTGGAGTAACTAGTAGGTGGTAGTTTTGTGATTTTATCAGATTGTAAACTATTTTTTGGAACTGTTGTAAATTGTGGGACAAATAGGACATTGCTTTTTGTTTCAAGGCCACGTGGAATTATGGATTTAGTATTAATTTTTGGTATCCTTTTTccatctttcctttttttcaatCCTGGGATGTTTTCTCTATGGGGCTGCAGATATTTTAATGGCATACATGCATCTCTATCTCATTCCTTGTTTCATATTATATATGCAGTGCTATTAAGTTATGCAAATCATGTATGCGTTGACACCCATAATTTGTATGTTGAACTGTATCTTTATTCCAAAGCTTACTCCTTTCAGTTGGGTTGAATACTTGATCCATCTTTTATCTCAATGTCATATCAAGTTTTATTCTTTAGTATCCTTGATAGGTCTCATTTGTTGCTCTGGAGTCGCTCTTTTCTTGGGCCCCCAAACATGAATGTGAAGTATAGTGGCGCTGTTAGAGTTGTTGGGTTCTACTAGAAATGGAATTCTTTTGCTTGACAGTGACCTTGGAGATGCTTTAAATGCTTGATAACATGGAAGAATAGAATCCTACTGGAGTCCTTAACCTACACATTTTTATAATGCTATAGAAGGATGATAAATTTATGAGATGCATTATCTCCATCGTGATTACTTGTAGTGTATGATCATCTTATGTCTTATGATCCTCTTTTGGATGTCATTGAGTTATAATTTGGTATTCTTGAAAGTCTTGGAATAAAATTTTTTGATTGATGCAGCCACATGCGCCTTCGTTTAGTTTGCTTTCATCTAGACCAAGACTTGgcaaaccaacaaaaaaaaggatatgCTAATGTCAGAATTTGCAATTGGCATGTGAAGATACATTATATAATTTTGATTTCTTTGGGAAAACAGGATAATTTTAGACTGATAAACATAGTTTCTAATAAAAGATGAATCGAGTGATCATGTTTGTATTGCATTACTTCGAGTAATTTGTTATATGCATTAACATCTCCCAGGTGTTGTACGCATAATGCTAGTATTATCAAAACTTATTCACTGGTGGTAAGGTGAGGATCTTAAAGGTTACCATGATGCTAGTCCTTGTCTTCATATGGATCGGCAATTAATTATTCTATGTGCAATGTGTGCCTTCAAATCCTCAAACATGAAAATGTTGAGTTAAATTCAGTTAGAAAGAGTCTTTGTTCTTCCAAACAGATGCAAGACTTTTCAGTATAATTGAGCTAGACATCAAATTTGTGAAGAAAGCAATGGTCAACATTACCCAATTATAGTCCAGGTAGTCCGGAGGTCTGGGAGTGGCAAACTGGGATAGACTAACCTTTGTCATTTTTTCGCAAAAAGATGGCTGCCCTAGGTCTCGAACCTATGCCATTACACTTGTCAGTCCCCGGCCTTTTACTATTGCTCTAAGCAATGGCTGCTCATTGggccaaatttcaaatttgagataaaaaatACAAGCCTTAGTTGCTGCTTATTACCATGGAGCAATGAATATCACTTTGATACACATTGATACAAGTCAATATGCAGCATAAGATGTTATGGTTATTAGGGGGATATGTAGCTACGCAACAACCTACCAGCATGTAGTATAGATAGAGGCTTTTATAGGTTGGTACTTCAAATTTTGATTTGGACCCAAATCCAACACATTGAATTAATGAGTCTGATTATGTTGGACTTTTCGTTTTAGGTCCTGATGTGTTTTAAGAGCACAAGGCTAGACTAATCTatgaattaatttttgttcggTTTGATTGGGTTTGTTGGTGTTATCAGAGTTCTATTGATTTTTGTGAGATGTATGCTTTAATAGAACAAGTTTTGACCCAGATACAACCCATATCTCTCGACTTTGGGTAGAGATCAGGTCCATATTTGATCAGTACTGGTCAGGCTTGAATCTAACCTACTTACCTCCCAGTTGAGCAAGCTAAGTAGAAAGTCTCTCCTTGGTGATTTCTCAAGTTATAGGTCTTTTCTAGTGTAATCATGAACAAGATTTGCTATATGATCGGTTTACAAAGCATTATGTTTTTGATATCGTTGGTGGCAATTGGTAA is a genomic window of Phoenix dactylifera cultivar Barhee BC4 chromosome 4, palm_55x_up_171113_PBpolish2nd_filt_p, whole genome shotgun sequence containing:
- the LOC103720578 gene encoding protein PHOTOPERIOD-INDEPENDENT EARLY FLOWERING 1 isoform X1, which gives rise to MASKGPRSKLDHESRARRQKQALEAPREPPRPKTHWDHVLEEMVWLSKDFESERKWKLAQAKKVAIRASKSVLDHATRGEKKVKEEEQRLRKVALNISKDVKKFWLKIEKLVLYKYQLELEERKKKALDKQLDFLLGQTERYSTMLAENLVDMPYSSKTVHVDSGVEQPCDSKREGDKSSLTKTTTDPETQLFNVETDDEYGIQSDDELEDDECTIDVDEAQITEAERKEELAGLQAEADIPLEELIKRYTMNKFSREVSPESDENLAEPLMKRYQIKDSWNQVNGSNHAVGISSDVAHLLADNEGPHFISKMIENSHPGHGSSQHHHGDHNGDSSCLEGQSTVKKSQPKLYSEPLNQLDMDCSPTGSGDELDDRDYIVIAEEEKDDETTLSEEEELAKKEATDPLNEIKLLQQESELPIEELLSRYKKDDFTDDGTMESECAFSSSDDQVDCAMHQDVQHGSQNPTLDDGMFHEHNPAEPRETDSANKEAEVNHDRIMDGRESENIIADAAAAARSAQPTGNTFSTTKVRTKFPFLLKHPLREYQHIGLDWLVTMYEKRLNGILADEMGLGKTIMTIALLAHLACEKGIWGPHLIVVPTSVMLNWETEFLKWCPAFKILTYFGSAKERKHKRQGWLKPNSFHICITTYRLVIQDSKVFKRKKWKYLILDEAHLIKNWKSQRWQTLLNFNSKRRILLTGTPLQNDLMELWSLMHFLMPHIFQSHQEFKDWFSNPISGMVDGQEKVNKEVVDRLHNVLRPFILRRLKRDVEKQLPKKHEHVIYCRLSRRQRNLYEDFIDSSETQATLASANFFGMISVIMQLRKVCNHPDLFEGRPIISSFDMAGIDMQLSSSVCTILSSGPFSEVDLRDLNFVFTQHEYNTTSWEVDEVAAIASSPTLTKGTGLQALDGASFCNSRYEKKRRVHGTNIFEEIQMALWEERAKQLKEREASIAWWNSLQCRKKPIYGTNLRALVTIKHPVHGIHEQKNKPSCYMNFSSRLADIVLSPVERFQKMLDVVESFMFAIPATRAPAPVCWFSRGRSPVFLEPTHKEKCIQLFSPLLTPIRPAIVRRQVYFPDRRLIQFDCGKLQELAMLLRRLKSEGHRALIFTQMTKMLDILEAFINLYGYTYMRLDGSTQPEERQTLMQRFNTNPKYFLFILSTRSGGVGINLVGADTVIFYDSDWNPAMDQQAQDRCHRIGQTREVHIYRLISESTIEENILRKANQKRALDDLVIQSGSYNTEFFKKLDPMELFSGHGALHIENLHKGNSSAVECSTDEMGVHLSNADVEAAIKLAEDEADYMALKKVEEEEAVDNQEFTEEVIGRLDDEDLVNEDDMKHDEKIAEELSCWTSVGNRDDDNTLCASNVNDEKALTLAGGDEDIDMLADVKQLAAAAAAAGQASSSFENQLRPIDRYAMRFLDLWDPIIDKSAIEYQVNIEEKEWELDRIEKFKEDLEAEIDEDQEPFLYERWDADFATTAYRQHVEALTQRQLMEELECEAQDKRDADDENCDAISVHRNVAAVERKPKSKKKLKKTKFKSLKKGPLASESEIVHEPPVDPMPADYKVLSPEIICPESPSHSPPIKKRKKAIAASEEKSSRKCLKKMKKAPEKNSAADSNSAVKKLVETRDIKSGEGANDLDLKTANRIKTGGRISITYMPVKRVMVVKPERLRKRGHVWSKDCFPPPDSWSSQEDAILCATVHEFGAHWSLVSDTLYGIPGGGFFRGRFRHPAHCCERFRELFFKYVMSAVDTSNTEKINPSGSGKALLKVTEDQVHALVNVTSELPDNELLLQKHFIAILSSVWRAKCRIERCQNMPSSSRLAIDSSGKNSRRPTEKMKLANLRQSSKLVMTAITDSYREHQEEPVVLSGQPEACSIVDQLDLTLNFAMDQVNHDTAFPSSITVSIRGPEPRQEDNVPPERFLLAESSCRTAENRFRLALGACFEGEGLGWALPAFPPADIIRYKSGSKSQSLGKHKVASDSTKPPKSKVQRTTEPHEDSGLIGKSLLPSSRQTPPLESYSLPHLILDSGSDYSWLPAMDALPRETEGFELVPHEYDPNFLGDLEDPGSLLDIIDIG